A single Candidatus Bipolaricaulota bacterium DNA region contains:
- a CDS encoding nucleotidyltransferase domain-containing protein, which translates to MKSQVKGAEKVPKIALDALTQILRHVQPERVILFGSWARGEAGPDSDLDLLVVLPFEGPRHQVAITLLMALADLPVPKDLIVLRPEEWERDKNLPGTVAYPAAHEGVVIYAT; encoded by the coding sequence ATGAAATCTCAAGTAAAAGGAGCGGAGAAGGTGCCCAAGATCGCCCTCGATGCTCTCACGCAAATCCTTAGACATGTTCAGCCTGAGCGGGTGATCCTATTTGGATCCTGGGCCCGTGGTGAAGCAGGGCCTGATTCTGATCTGGATCTTCTAGTGGTGCTGCCGTTTGAAGGGCCTAGGCATCAGGTTGCGATTACTTTACTCATGGCCTTAGCCGACCTTCCGGTCCCTAAAGACTTAATCGTCCTTCGACCAGAAGAGTGGGAACGTGATAAGAATCTGCCAGGAACCGTGGCCTACCCTGCAGCGCATGAGGGAGTAGTTATCTATGCAACCTGA